ttgcaaaaaatcaatttatttttgacatttttctcccattttctatttcttttttcaGACTCTTTTTGTGCTCTTCTTATACATAAATATGCGGGAATAGAAAAAGATTGTATACACGTTGAAAAAATACACTCAGATATAacggaaatatatatattttgaacaaaaaaatctcTGTCTGATGTATATACAAATTTTCGCAGACCAAAAGCAAATGAGTAATTTAAACGCGCGTTTAacataaaaagtatatattttttcgGACCAAACAAAAACGCAATGCATACGGCTGTTAACAAGGAATCTACGAATAGTTTATCGCTGATTAAAATGATGAATTTGTGCGAAAATGTATCGCTTTCTTAATGCACAACAACATAGAAGCAGAGCAAAATTACGCAATTATCATCAGTTGTTGTTATATTTCGTTAtattaattaaaagaaaagttGTAAATGTTGTCGTCATCAACAACGACGTCAACAACTACTTGTTCGCTGCCAGCATCAACGCTTCTTCTATTTTAGTGGTAGCGTATGATGGTATGAACTCAGCTCTACTACGGCTCAACAAAAATCGTGCGTGTAAATATCGTGTGGAACAAAAATAACAGAGCAACAACCAGAAATCGggagaaatacataaaaaacgcaaaactatttaataataataattataataacaataataaaaatagcAATAATAATTCTCACAACGCTTGTTAATACGGAAGACATTAGAGAAATCCAGAGATAACCAAAACCTAAACTCCTTCCTGCCATCATTCATCATTACGTAAAACCGATTGAATCaatctattttattttgttttaacttaattttaatatatatatgcatacacatatatatatacatatgcatTCATATACATACAAATTGTGTTACATATTTCGATAATTTATTTTGCTAAtcatacaaaaacaacaaaaggagagagaaaaatcattttattttggattaaaCATAAACCATTGTAtattttaaacaacaacaaccaataacAAAACGTAACAAAAAACTGCCTTTACCAAccaaacaaattaacaaaaacaacaacaaccagaacCAGAGAATAAGGACAACAATtcgaatatttaaaaataaaaaacaaacaaaaaaaatataaaaatacccACCGAAAATACTGGGCTTAAAATTTGTAACGCTTTTATTTAAACAACATCAAAAACATTtggaaagcaacaacaaaaaacccaCAAAATTCCAGACACTAAATATTAAAGCATCTATTCTTGGGTCATCGTTTGTTTTGCTACAAACTTGCCACCCTCTAAACTCGTTCGCTGTTTATTTGGAACCTTCTCCCATTTTCATTGAGTGATTGAAAGCAACGCCATCTTCATATTGTCTTTAAATTGCTGTTGAATTGGCCAATCTGTTGTTCATTCGGTTTTCCATTAAAGAGATATGGCAACACCTCAAGTCAAAGACTTGGTGTTGCGTTCGCCAGCTGGTTCATCCGAGGTCATAACATTCTCATGGCCCCTGCAAGTCGGCACCGGCCAAGATCGTCACGACAATGGCATCGATATTATTGATACAATTAAATTTGTATGCGATGAACTGCCCAGCATCTCGTCGGCCTTCGAGGAGATTAATCTTAATCATATAGACACTGCCTGTTATAAGACTATGACAAATCTTGTCGATCGTTTCAATAAAGCTGTTGACAGTATTGTTGCATTGGTaagtattttcattttaaatatttcacctttatattccaaaaaataaatttatcatttaattttttgttttattaactgGCTCGTCTGGCAACCCATCGCTCCTGTTTCGAGTTATCCCTTAGGATCTGTGTAGGAAAATCTTAAATATGTGGAAGAGCGAGGTGAAGTCGTCCAAGAGTCTCATTTTGCTACTTGATAGAGGAGAAGAATGAATTGTGCAAGGTGCTCTCTAAGCGTCCCAGAAATATGTTTTTCTAATCTTTCGCATGATTACCCTTTGGTACCTATACTGGGAATCTCTAAATAACTGCAAGAgcaagctgaagaagtcatgaGTCTGATTTTAAAAGTCGATAGGGAAAATTATTGAATCTAACAGGTTTTGCAGGTTGCTCTCTATGGATCCAAGAGCCATTGAGAACAATCTGAAGCATGCATCTGGATAGAATGTACAGGGACCTGCACAGTTAATCTCTAAAAAAGTGCAAGAAGAAGGTGAAGACGTGAAAAGGGCTTCAAGGGCCTGATTTTGAGAGTTGATAGAGGAAGTTAGTGAGTGTATTATGTTCGCAGGGAGCTCTCAAAGGAATCAAGGGCACTTGAGAACATTCTGAAAGATTAACCTGAACAGAATTCAGCTCTGATACGCTCAAGCTATAGACTTGAGACGGACTTCCATTGGTGCCCCAACGTAACCTGAGGGTCGATATACTCGGATAGGATTGATGTCTCTCTGATACAAAATAGAGCCGAGGCTTATAAAGGAATGGAAATTAGGCTGAACGGGAAATTCAATTGAACCCTACACGTCGCTGGGAAGGCGTACTACCTGCTGTGTTACAAAGAGCAGGACCGCCTCCTTGAGAGAATTTTAGAAGCTGCGACATGTTGGGGTGTTTTTCACGCCGTAAGCGCGGAAAACAAGCCGCTCCCTACACATTAGTCTCCCATCTTTGGTCTTAAAAGCCCTAGAGAGACTACTTGACATGTGTATTAAGGACCGTTTCGACCTTTTACTGGCACTGGGCTATCAGCATGCTTACACTccagcacgggatagctgtgagtacCATACAAGCTGgagcattgaggtccgatctgtgtggtgttcaatgctgtcacgagaagcttagctgcgagctacaagtcgcgtccacaggttgcggatagtggaatgctccattcaGAGTAGCTGTAACGGTAGTCGCAGACAATACGCggtatcgagaggagagtctcagtgagaggttggGTGGCACCAACTCTTGCACAAAAACTGAGTGCCAACGATGcgcgatatgacaaggcgagttattggcgcctttaaataaccaatggccaacctgtacccgcggcgatcggtccttggaccggaacgagcttgctcacctacaggagcttgacgaggatcgccaccaccACATAAAAATGAGGGTACAACAACAGCATGCTTACCCCAAGGTGGTCCGGTTGAAAGTCCACTTCATGATGTCTCTCAAtttcggcacgggataactatgagcaccaggTAGACTGGAGCTTTGAGCTCTTGATCTGAATTAGGTTTATACGCTGCTAAAAGTTCGGATAATCCACGCATCATTGACAGAGGTCTTGATTAGGAGGATGGAGTTTATCCTCCCTTTTATGGTTTCTGTTTTTCAAAAGGATTCTCAGGTATTTTCGACAGGGAGAGGGTGAAAGTCGTTGGATGGCCGattccttcctccttctacGGACTTCGTTCAGGCCAACGGACCCCAGAAAGACTGAGCTGGTACTAAAGCTTACGCAAGGAGGCAAAAGATTCGAGACATGTCCTGCATTGGATGGAGCTATCGCTTTCTTCGAATGCCAACTTCCTGAAAGTGATTCTTGACCAGAGAGAAAACCTCGACACAAATCGCAGCACATAGTCTAATATGAATGTATTTCGATTGTTCATGGTCCTCCAAAACCAAATTTAAACGGTGCCCCAAGTGAAATATAAGGAGTGTTATAAGGATGTTTGGGCAATTTATTTTAATCACCACTTTTACCAATCTGCCTTCAATCAGAATTGGCCATCACGTGGCACATAGCTTCACGCGCTTTATATATTGTGGGCAGTTGCATTGCTATTCGTCTTCCCTCGAGCACACTACGAACTGAACGTAAACACTACGAACTGAACTCTCTACTTCATCCAGTTAATAGCTGGTActtatattgcctatgtttcctgggttgaaaattctcaagacccctTAAGTCCTTACCGGGTCCAATTTTATTGACATGTTTTTGCATATTCATAATTTACGGTGTCAGTGAAATTATGAACATACGGTGTCAGTGAAATTATGAATATACGATGACCGTGCAAATGAAGCGTAGACTACGTTTTAGGTTGAGGGGATATTTACGACCTGCGGCCGAGTGTTTCACGGAACCCGACGGCATTTATCCTGAAGGCTGAGGAAACATGTACTCTGACTGGTAATTAGAACGTCAGGTCTTTGACGTCGCCGTAGATACTAAGAGGCGGACTTCTGCAGAGTTTATGATGTAAGAGTAGGAGTTGGAGATGGTCAAGCATCTTTTGTGCCACTACCCCGCATTTGCAAGAGGAAGACTCAGGAAAATGGGTGAATACCTCTTTCCGTTTCCGGATAACCTGAATTGATTGATGATGCTCTCACCGATGAGAGTTTCTCCCTGGTCCCCCTGTTTCTCTACATTTTTGCATTTTACGTTGTTTACCTTTTATCTAACTTTATGGTTTCTGCACCTTTGCGATGAAGAATCTAGCAAGCGATTTTGCTAGTCGCATGCCCTCTAGCCTAACATTGGTCTGATGGGATTTAACCGCATGCACCGTTGAtgtcgatgactgcataagtaatAAAGTACAAATAACTACAGCAATGGGATCGCGTTTACAGGATATCGACGACTCGTGGCCTAATACGACCTTTGGTAATGGGTTATTAAGTGAATTAGCTTGGGAGAATGACAGCAATGCGTCAACCGAACGAAGCCATACGAAGTTGTTTACACTGTACGGTTGCTACTATTGGATAGACCCGGACATAGAATTTCATGTGCGAATGTGTGTTGCGGTCCATCTATGCTTTAAATGATATATGACAGTATCTTCACTCACTGCACCTATCACCCACTTGGGTTTGCACCTATCAGGTTATTAAAAACTCCTCCACATATTTTCTTttcgttccatgttttgtttATATACTTTCATCATTTATACTACCAACTGTTCTAGCAaattggtttctttttttttaataattttcctttattttacAGGAAAAAGGAACCTCACTGCCCGCAGAGCGTCTTAATAAATTCGCTCATCCCAGTCTTCTAAGACATATTTTACAATTAGTCTATAATTTTGCCGTACTCGATCCCGATAAATTGAACAATTATGAACCCTTTTCGCCGGAGGTATATGGCGAGACCTCCTACGAATTGGTGCTGCAGATGATCAAACATGTCAATGTCACCAACGATGATACGTTCATTGACTTGGGTTCGGGCGTGGGACAAGTTGTCTTACAAATGGCCGGCTCGTTTCCCCTCAAGACATGCATTGGCATTGAGAAGGCCGACACACCGGCACGTTACGCCGAACGTATGGATGTGTTTTTTCGCCAATTTATGGCATGGTTTGGCAAACGTTTCTGCGAATACAAACTGATAAAGGGGGATTTCTTGGTCGATGAGCATCGAGAGAAAATAACCAGCTCATCATTGGTGTTTGTCAATAATTTTGCATTCGGACCGAATGTGGACCATCAGCTGAAGGAACGTTTCGCCGATTTAAGAGATGGTGCCCGTGTGGTGTCATCAAAATCTTTTTGCCCTTTGAATTTTCGCATAACTGACAGGTGAGAAGTGATAAATGCGTTATGATAATAAAATAAGATGTAAAactcatttttctttgtttttccaGAAATTTAAGTGACATAGGCACCATAATGCATGTTAGCGAAATACCTCCCCTAAAGGGTTCTGTATCATGGACGTGTAAACCGGTTTCATATTATCTTCATGTTATCGATCGTACTATATTAGAACGTTATTTTCAACGTCTTAAAACTCAAAAAGGTGCTGAAAACGATCATGTGGGTAAGTTGTGGCCATCGTGTGATGACCCCTGGATACGTAATTTTTGTGCAAAACTCTCAAACATTCCTTAAAGACAATAAAAATTCGTTCGTAACACAGCATGTGTGACGATGTGTTGTGGGTCACCAAGTTAACTCTACTATATCGTCAAAGATAAGAAAATTATGCAGCTATCGACGCTTGAAGTCCTAATCTCGCCGTAACAACAAACTCACACAGTACCAGAGTGAACACGAGCATTAAATCGACTCGTATCCCAACTTCATTTGTATTCTTCATTTTCTCACAttggatttttttctttccatCACCACAcgaatttttcatttctctATGCTTTTCACATTTTCGAACCTGCAATTGTTTTCATATCGAAAAATTGAATAGCTTGTATcgattttcaatgttttttcgaaattaaaactCCCTACCCCAAAAAAATTAACACTGGAATTCCAAATGTATTCCCAAAATAATTCTCAACTTTCAATATATTATTCGAAAATAATTACATACTTTTAAATCGATTTTATTATGCATTTAtgtgtgagagtgtgtgtgtcACTTCAAAATGTTGAACTATAGCCATTTTGATATACTAATGgtcaaaaaagaattttttgtagGAAGTTTATTAAAGGAAAACATCTTTCAGTTATTTGGAGCTGCAATTAAAAGTTTACATGACATTTTTATGAAGAAAGTAAGTTTTATTTGAAGAAAATACATGGATAGCTAGGACTTACTTATGATACACTCTATCAAAACTCTGGGACATAAATTTAAAGCAAACTTGTATAGCGTCATCAATGTAGAGACAttgataaaaattcaaatagtgTATCCAGAGGTTGTTtaaaatgtatattttcaaattcaaatgcTGTTGTTAGTTTATAAGCATTCGTCGAAGGTTGGCTGAGTGTCCAGATTCCTTTGGGGTCTACCCAAAGTTTCGATGCAAGGGGTACCTTTagttcccaatggaaagggtactaaaactacccttatcccTTTTCGAAagtgttctaaaactaccctttccgtatggagagggtactaaaactacactttccgtatggagagggtactaaaacatccCTTTCCCtatgctaaaactaccctctgccTATGGAAAGGGTTctttaactaccctttccctatgggaagggtactaaaactaccctttccatttgaaaagtatactaaaactatactttgcatagggaaagggtactaaaactacactttccatattgaaagggtactacaactaccctttacattgggaaagggtactaaacaaACCCTTTttatagggaaagggtactaaaactatcctttttatggggaaagggtactaacaaTACGCTCtccatagggaaagggtactaaatctaccctttccatagggaaagggtactaaaactacactttccccaTGAAAAGGGTACGAAACTTATCCTCTCCCTATCGAAAGTTTACTAGGTTTATTACCCGTTCCCAATGGGAagtggtaattttagtaccctttccccatggaaagggaactaaaactacattttccctGTGGAAAGGGTACAAAGCTACGCTTTCCCTACGGAAAGGAtctactaaaacttcccttttttatattgaaaggatactaaaactaccctttttatagagaaagtgtactaaaactacccgttccatagaaaaagggtactaaaactaccctttctttatggaaagggtacttaaaccacccatttcctatggaaagggaactaaaactacatttcgctatggaaagggtactaaaactactctttacctatggaaaaggtactaaaactactctttccctatgaaaagggtactaaaactaccctctccctatGGAAGGGTactttaactaccctttccctatgggaagggtacttaagctaccctttccttataGAAAGAATACtacaaactaccctttcgctatggaaagggtactaaaactacgctttccctatggaaaggatactaatactacactttccctatggaaagggttctaaaactaccctttctatagggaaatggtagtttttgtttttgtaccctttccctatggaCCACAACTACTCTTTTCCTAttaaaagggtactgaaactatctTTTCCCTAttgaaaggatactaaaactaccctttccctattgaaaggatactaaaactaccctctccctatggaaagggtactttaactaccctttccctattggaaaggtactaaaactatcctttccttatagaaagagtactaaaactaccttttctctatggaaagggtacaagaactaccctttccctacggAAAGGGTCTAAAACTGCGCTTTCCCtatggaaagggtaccaaacctaccctttccctattggaagggtactaaaactaccctttccttatagaaagggtactaaaactaccctttccctttggaaaggttactaaaactaccctttccctttggaaagggtactaaaactaccctctccctatagaaagggtacttttactaCCCTCTTCCTATAGAAAGGGTAAtttaactaccctttctttatggaaagggtattaaaactaccctttctttatggaaagggtactattgATAATTGCGACACTTATCCCAGGCAACTTTTCACTTCATGGATTAACTCATTGATGGCTCACTTCGTGAGGCATGGCAATATATCTCAAATATCTCTTCGGATAGTTTGAAAAGGCAGTCGATGATCACCATTTGCAGGATGGAGGAAACCTTTTATAGCTCTTATAACTGGAAAAATGGAATTAACTTTCAACTTTAAAGTCGGTTATATTTAAAGCCGACGTAGTTATGTTTGTGCTCTTATGCattcatttttttcaaatagatCTAACTTTCATTCGTACATGTTCATGTCATaatttttggtccaaataaATCAGCTTTAACCTTTAGCGAAGAAATCTAATGTTTCTCGAAGAGGTCTTAACATATGTAGACCTCTTTTTTGGATGTTTTTTGCATCTCTAACGTAATAAAAATAAGAATTCTTTACATTCCATTAAGTGACATGAAATCAAGACCAAGAAACCAACTAATTAGCCTTTTCCAATTTGTTCCCTTTTATTTGGATTTTAGGTGGATCGACGCGTACCACTAGGGATCGTGCCAAGCGTGAAGCTAACAACCAGGCTTTGGGTAATTCTCAAAATTCATCATTGACAGCTCGCACAAGTTCACCAGCGGCTAATGCCGCCAATGGCATCACAGGCGCTACAGCCACAATGGCGACGGCCAGCACCAACAGCACCTCTACTGTCACTAAGACtaggcaacaacaacagcagcaacaacaacagcagcagcaacgctCCAACGAAATGGAGACCTCTACCGAAAGTGATGGTGATGCGTTAACAACAAACGGTGGCAATAGTAATGGCAGCGGAGGTCCCATTACCCGGAAGAATTGGTCCGATTGGGCCAGCTCCAAGGGCAAGAGCTCGCAATCCGACGAAGAGGAAAATAATAATtctatagcaacaacaacaaccgcatCATCCACCCGCACTGTTCGTACCACAACACAAAAGAAACGCAAGAAATTAACTCGCAAAGCGGCCATTGCTAGCAAaagtgctgctgctgccgcccaAAGGGAGGCTGCGGCCAAGGAGCGTGCCGAAGCAGCCGCTGCAGCCTCCAAAGATAATTCCTCCAAGGAGGATGGCGGTAGTGGTAATACCACTGGTGGAGCTAAAAGTGCAACTACTTCTGGCGGTCGCAAGGGCCGTCTGAAAAAGGGCGCTGTTCGTGGCAGACGTTGTGCCAACATTGCCGGTCTGGAAGTATTGCACAAACAAACTTTGCTCTCCACCTCTGTGGAGGCAATGAGCAAGAAATTACCACCTGCACCAGGTTGTGTGGATCAACAATTGACCTCATTGTTGACCCAAAATATGGCCCATCGGGAACTCGATATACCCACATCGCCTCAGGATACCCCCTAtgctttgcaaattttgctagaTGTCTTCCGCTCCCAGTACATGGCCATGATCGAACAAATGAAATCGAAAGCTTTTGTGCCCAATATCAAGAAGCAAATACAAATGGAGCAGGAACGCAAACAGCGTATCAAGAATCGTGCCTCCCAATTGGACAAACAGATAAAGGTGTTGATAGATGATAGTGTGGCTTTGCTGAAAGTGCGCATGAATGAATTGGGCATCAATGTATCTTCGCCCAATGATCTGATAGCTAAGGCCAAGGAAATCGTTGGACGCCACAAGGAACTGCAGGGTGTCGCGAAGAAGATTCAAAGTCAGGTTACCGCCTATGAAATGGAACAAAGGCGTTTATTAAAGAAACAATTACAACATCTGCCCGAATATCAATGTCTGTATGGGGCCAATGGCAAGACAAAGTTACATGACTTACCGGGTGGCGAACTTTCTGAAGCAGCTGCCCATGAGCTCGTACTGAAAGAAATTGCCAATACCTTGGCGCAAAGAAAGAAATTGGTGGCCCAAGTGTCCTGCATAGAAAAGGAAGCCAAGAGCTTGGAAAAGGCTGCCGAAGAGAGAAGAGCTACCGCAACCCTGTTGGCCCAAGGCACAAATATCATAATGACCAACCCCGCCACTAGTTCAAATAGCAGCATGAGTTCCCCATTGAATCAACCACTCCAACTTACCACCCACAATCATGTCAATACGATATCTATTAATCATGTGTCGAATACCAACTCGTTGAACTCTTCTTCCTCCAGCGCATCCGCTGCACCTGTCTCCTCTTTAGTGCCAAACAGTTCAGCAATGCAACCATCGATAACAGTGACGAAAACCACTGGAAAATCATCAAGACGAGCACGGGATCATCGTTCTCGTTCCCAGGAATGGCCGGATGTGCCTGATGTTGGCAAAATCGAGGAAAGTAATCCAGAAGTGCTGGCGCAGAAAATACTGGAGACGGGCAGAAAAATTGAAGCCAGCAAGCTGGCCATGGCAAATGCGAAACAACATCAACAGCAGCCCTTGGCTTTGAACAACCATCATtatcagcaacagcagcaagcGCACCAACAACATCCGCAGCAGCTGCAGCACCATCACctacatcagcagcagcagcatcaccaCCATAATCAGCATGCCTCACACTCGCAACCACCTCCACATCATCACCCTGAGGATAAACCATATCGCAGCAAACACCAACGTTCTGCGAGCAATGAGCATTTGCCAGGCATACCATTTTCTGGGCAATTCTCGCAAGCTCCGCCAGATGCATCCGCATTAATGCCGGCACCGAAACATAGAGGGGAACATCCCCTCAATGCTGGGCTTACTTCAGTagccaacagcaacaacaacaacaacctgaaTAACACAATGCGCCAAATGAATGGTCCCTCAATGGCCAGCAGCAGCACTTTGCCAAAGTGTGAATTGCCTGGCATGCGTAAGAGCCATAGCGCCACTAATGCCGCATCTGCCCCAGTGGTTAGCATTCAGGAGTCTCCCAAAGTGGCCAATTTTGAAGATAGACTCAAGAGCATAATAACATCTGCCCTCAATGAAGACCAAGAGCAGCGCAAGGCTCAGCAAGTGAATCAAGTACATGTGGAAGTCTCTCCCGCCACCCAGCAATCGCCCGCTCCAAAGCGTAGTAAACATGGGGGCACTGTAGCCTCGTCCTCCTCCTCAGCGAGCAATGCCCACAGTTCACTGACCAATATCATCAATGTGGCCACCCATGGTATGACCCATTTAAATGCTACAACCACAATATCGCCCATAAATACAGCTTTGCCGCCACCACCGTCGCAAAGTAAATATGGACCGCCAACGCCCTCGTCTAAGGCCATGTTGCAACCCATCAATAATTCAACGTCTTCCGCAGTAGTCAATTCTGCAGCATCGTCAAAAGGGGGTTCTTCTTCCACCTCCAAGTATCATCCACATCATGGGCCTTTAAATCATCAAGCAGCAGCGGCTGCAGCAGCCGGGTCACATCTCAACAACCATACCTATGGACATCCTTCAATTACTTCGGAGCATAATATGCTTAGAAGACGCAGTTCTGTTAGTGCTGCTAGCTACGAACAATTCTtagcccaacaacaacaacaccagcaacagcagcagcatcttcaccaacagcaacaacagatGCTGTTAAATTCGAATAGCCAA
This Stomoxys calcitrans chromosome 2, idStoCalc2.1, whole genome shotgun sequence DNA region includes the following protein-coding sequences:
- the LOC106090482 gene encoding histone-lysine N-methyltransferase, H3 lysine-79 specific isoform X6: MATPQVKDLVLRSPAGSSEVITFSWPLQVGTGQDRHDNGIDIIDTIKFVCDELPSISSAFEEINLNHIDTACYKTMTNLVDRFNKAVDSIVALEKGTSLPAERLNKFAHPSLLRHILQLVYNFAVLDPDKLNNYEPFSPEVYGETSYELVLQMIKHVNVTNDDTFIDLGSGVGQVVLQMAGSFPLKTCIGIEKADTPARYAERMDVFFRQFMAWFGKRFCEYKLIKGDFLVDEHREKITSSSLVFVNNFAFGPNVDHQLKERFADLRDGARVVSSKSFCPLNFRITDRNLSDIGTIMHVSEIPPLKGSVSWTCKPVSYYLHVIDRTILERYFQRLKTQKGAENDHVGGSTRTTRDRAKREANNQALGNSQNSSLTARTSSPAANAANGITGATATMATASTNSTSTVTKTRQQQQQQQQQQQQRSNEMETSTESDGDALTTNGGNSNGSGGPITRKNWSDWASSKGKSSQSDEEENNNSIATTTTASSTRTVRTTTQKKRKKLTRKAAIASKSAAAAAQREAAAKERAEAAAAASKDNSSKEDGGSGNTTGGAKSATTSGGRKGRLKKGAVRGRRCANIAGLEVLHKQTLLSTSVEAMSKKLPPAPGCVDQQLTSLLTQNMAHRELDIPTSPQDTPYALQILLDVFRSQYMAMIEQMKSKAFVPNIKKQIQMEQERKQRIKNRASQLDKQIKVLIDDSVALLKVRMNELGINVSSPNDLIAKAKEIVGRHKELQGVAKKIQSQVTAYEMEQRRLLKKQLQHLPEYQCLYGANGKTKLHDLPGGELSEAAAHELVLKEIANTLAQRKKLVAQVSCIEKEAKSLEKAAEERRATATLLAQGTNIIMTNPATSSNSSMSSPLNQPLQLTTHNHVNTISINHVSNTNSLNSSSSSASAAPVSSLVPNSSAMQPSITVTKTTGKSSRRARDHRSRSQEWPDVPDVGKIEESNPEVLAQKILETGRKIEASKLAMANAKQHQQQPLALNNHHYQQQQQAHQQHPQQLQHHHLHQQQQHHHHNQHASHSQPPPHHHPEDKPYRSKHQRSASNEHLPGIPFSGQFSQAPPDASALMPAPKHRGEHPLNAGLTSVANSNNNNNLNNTMRQMNGPSMASSSTLPKCELPGMRKSHSATNAASAPVVSIQESPKVANFEDRLKSIITSALNEDQEQRKAQQVNQVHVEVSPATQQSPAPKRSKHGGTVASSSSSASNAHSSLTNIINVATHGMTHLNATTTISPINTALPPPPSQSKYGPPTPSSKAMLQPINNSTSSAVVNSAASSKGGSSSTSKYHPHHGPLNHQAAAAAAAGSHLNNHTYGHPSITSEHNMLRRRSSVSAASYEQFLAQQQQHQQQQQHLHQQQQQMLLNSNSQQHLPLEFKQPPLENHHHLGHQQRSNSREMLQIDEPVRSSSANSDSALPYYPPTRDRLMSMERSNSRESAAMAAQHHGGQAQQQQPPSRPSSNSSQPDYTQVSPAKMALRRHLSQEKLNLHVPPVQGNGGSGNSMPAMASKTIGDLVNGEIERTLEITHQSIINAAVNMSTVGTASGERNPYLLDRSIYATGSEQQRERDRSNERERERERERERERERERMIINNSAQRPERVHVKVVDEPQQLAASAGGYAEISSRATTASETKSAYAHNLATLANVAYQHKSMVGSNGGPAGPSPPSAAHHGPGTSSGSTSSSSASRHYNNRERDATNMNTSAAYPHLPSSSGKVSSNSGNSASSSTNRDYQPVALPRAEMKPCIEAYFQEEQHHPQQQQMPHHHHHTSSSTHSHKSSKDKHSSRNNRLNGTNPPLEGLAASLMASHGRFLDGKFREEHEERQKRAAAASTSNSGNASNTSSSGHNNDHNINSGQQQQHNRHAEHYGTNSYGQQQQQQPTSSNHNSHHHNGSPMKVELGVKRTSPMTNHHPRAAKIPHYSHEQNPMAHTSSGGGNNNHPLHHQQQSQHHQQTQHHASHHHHHPGQAASSTSLGNPYANTNGGLPSNAHGHHNASGYPPHSHSPSSSSSSSSAHRREAIPP